From Vicia villosa cultivar HV-30 ecotype Madison, WI unplaced genomic scaffold, Vvil1.0 ctg.000672F_1_1, whole genome shotgun sequence, the proteins below share one genomic window:
- the LOC131630326 gene encoding uncharacterized protein LOC131630326: MDLPLKNCVCINFKRIPPLLKVLVSKVPDKSQFRKKHGYLLGLVSAGFDEDMMRVMFHFFDPLHHCFTFPDYQLVPTLEEFSRILGIPILDQVPFTGLEVTPKSERIAAALQLRKSDITWVKRSGVEGLLPESLYKKAQLFLDAMSYHAFEEILALLIYGLVLFPNPDNFIDVRAINIFLTRNPVPTLLGDILHSLHTRTTKERGTLMCCIPLLSKWFISHLPQTVLKPEWGCPWSKRMMSLSNSDILWGPRTREGITYIDHYGQFPNVPLLGIRGGITYNPSLALRQFGYARNDGPHDNLIKGIVFNYENDPQDNRQKFKQAWNKVYRVNTETWGPKKYIPGELYLRWVRTRAQRLTMPYRAVRPVIIEPENEEDVPLVILHPDMPTNLEEL, translated from the coding sequence ATGGATCTCCCACTTAAGAATTGTGTCTGTATCAACTTCAAAAGAATCCCTCCGCTACTCAAGGTTTTGGTTTCAAAGGTTCCTGACAAATCTCAATTTCGCAAGAAACATGGTTATCTACTTGGTTTGGTCTCTGCAGGATTTGATGAGGATATGATGAGAGTCATGTTTCACTTCTTTGACCCTttgcatcattgcttcacatttcccgATTACCAATTGGTGcctactttggaagaattctctagGATACTTGGTATACCCATCTTGGATCAGGTACCCTTCACTGGTTTGGAAGTTACTCCGAAGTCAGAAAGAATTGCAGCAGCCCTACAATTAAGAAAATCTGACATTACTTGGGTGAAGAGAAGTGGAGTTGAGGGGCTTCTTCCTGAATCTCTATATAAGAAAGCTCAACTATTCTTGGATGCTATGAGCTACCATGCGTTTGAAGAAATCttagctcttttgatttatggtttggtgttgttccctAATCCAGATAATTTCATCGATGTACGTGCAATCAACATCTTCCTGACTCGTAACCCGGTTCCCACTTTGCTTGGAGATATCCTACATTCACTTCATACTCGCACTACCAAGGAGCGAGGGACTCTCATGTGTTGCATACCTCTATTATCCAAATGGTTTATCTCACATCTTCCTCAAACAGTTTTGAAACCAGAATGGGGGTGTCCTTGGTCTAAAAGGATGATGTCACTGTCGAATTCAGATATTCTTTGGGGTCCTCGAACTCGGGAAGGCATTACTTATATAGATCATTATGGACAATTTCCAAATGTCCCACTGCTTGGTATTAGAGGTGGTATCACTTATAATCCATCCTTAGCTCTCCGTcagtttggttatgctcgaaATGATGGTCCTCATGATAATTTGATTAAGGGTATTGTATTCAACTATGAAAATGATCCTCAAGATAACCGTCAAAAGTTTAAGCAGGCATGGAACAAGGTATACAGAGTTAACACAGAGACTTGGGGACCAAAGAAGTACATTCCCGGGGAGCTTTATCTCAGATGGGTACGGACTCGCGCTCAACGCCTCACTATGCCATATCGTGCTGTTAGACCTGTGATCATCGAaccagaaaatgaagaagatgttcCTTTAGTTATACTTCATCCAGATATGCCTACTAATCTCGAAGAACTGTAA